The Panicum hallii strain FIL2 chromosome 5, PHallii_v3.1, whole genome shotgun sequence genome contains the following window.
TCCTGGCCGTGGATCCGAGTGCTCGGCCGGAGCCCCGGAGCGGTAACACCGGCGGAGGCGAAGTGGCGAACTGCGAAACTATTGTTGAGACTTGAGACCGGTCTGGCTGGGCTGGGCTCAGGAAATGAAGCCCAGTTGCAAATTGAGCCCGGTCTTGCGATATATAGCCAGTTTGCCAGAGGTTGTCACAGAAGTCCTTCTGTCTCCTCCTCCCACGGAATCTTCAAGATCCTCAACAATGCGGTACGCTCTCATTTAGTTCCTAATAAAAAAGTTAACAATCCGGAGGAAATCCTAACAAGAAATCAGATAAGCAAGCTGCAACAGGAGTCATGCTACGAGCCTACCGCTATCAATGAAATCAGGCGGGGGATTCTCTCCCCTAATGTTGACCCTCAAAAAAAATGCTACGAGCCTACGGTACAAGCCTACAAAGGCCATTCTCCGTGTCAGTCCTCTCCATCGCGGCTCCAATTTCTCATATGGATTTCTCTCTCCTCCTAGCGCTCATGGCCATCGCCTTGCCCGTGCTCCTCCACCTCCTAGCGAGAGCGAGGAAGCCACGGCCGGGCACGGCCAAGTTGCCCCCGGGCTCCCTGGGCCTGCCGGTGATCGGCCAgagcctcggcctcctccgcgcCATGCGCGCCAACACCGCCGAGCGGTGGGTCCAGGACCGGGTCGACAGGTACGGCCCGGTGTCCAAGCTGTCGCTGTTCGGCGCGCCGACGGTGCTCCTCACGGGGCCCGCGGCCAACAAGTTCGTCTTCTTCAGCGGCGCGCTGGCGATGCAGCAGCCGCGGTCCGTGCAGAGGATCCTGGGGGAGAAGAACATCCTGGAGCTCATGGGCGCCGACCACAAGCGCATCCGCGGCGCGCTGGCCGAGTTCCTCAAGCCGGACATGCTGCGGATGTACGTGGGCAAGATCGACGGCGAGGTGCGGCACCACCTGGACGAGAGCTGGGCCGGCCGGGCCACCGTCATGGTCATGCCGCTGATGAAGAGGCTCACGTTCGACATCATCTCCCTGCTGCTCTTCGGCCTCGAGCGAGGCGCCGTCCGCGACGCCCTCGCCGGCGACTTCGAGCACGTCATGGATGGCGTGTGGGCCGTCCCCATGGACCTGCCATTCACGGCGTTCCGCCGGAGCCTGAAGGCCAGCGCCAGCGCTCGCCGGGTGATCGCCGGGATCATGCGGGAGACGAAGGTCAAGCTGGAGCGGGGCGAGGCCTCCAGGAGCAGCGACCTCATCGCGTGCCTGCTCAGTTTGACCGACGACAGCGGCGCGCCGCAGCTGAGCGAGGAGGAGATCGTGGACAGCTCCGTGGTgaccctcgtcgccggccatgacACCTCGTCCATCCTCATGACGTTCATGGTCCGCCACCTCGCCAACGACCCGGACACCCTCGCCGCCATGGTCCAAGGTAAGAAACCCAACTAGAACGCACCATTCCAACACGTCTCCACTCTGTTTTGAGGGCTCTGACCACGCCATGGCTACCGGTGGCGGCGCAGAGCACGACGAGATCGCAAAGAACAAGGGCGATGGAGAGGCCCTGACATGGGACGACCTGGCGAAGATGAAGTTCACGTGGCGCGTCGCGCTGGAGACCCTCCGCCTGGTGCCTCCCGTGTTCGGCAACTTCAGGCGAGCAATCCAGGACACCGAGTTCGACGGGTACCTCATCCCCAAGGGATGGCAGGTGTTCTGGGTGGCGAGCGCGACGCACATGGACGCCGCCATGTTCCACGAGCCGGCTAAGTTCGACCCGTCCAGGTTCGAGGACCAGCCGTCGGCGACGGCCCCGCCATGCTCGTTCGTGGCGTTCGGCGGCGGCCCGAGGATCTGCGTCGGCAAGGAGTTCTCCAGGATCGAGACGCTGGTGACGATGCACTACCTGGTCAGGCGGTTCCGGTGGAAGCTCTGCTGCAAGGAGGACACCTTCGTCAGGGACCCCATGCCGTCGCCGCTGCACGGCCTACCCATCGAGCTCGAGAACAAGCCCTCCTCTCCCTGATCAGGACAAAGATTGGCACTTGCAGAGAGCATTTGCACAACAGGGTTACACCAGAAAGATGCTCCACATGGTATAACAAAAATGTTCCACGTGGTGGCACCACACATAGTGTATAATAAAAATAATAGTGTAGTGAGACAGTGTTGTTACCATCAGTTGATATCTTGTACACGTAAACAATATCAAGATGATATCAGCTGATGGTATTTCTTAGGCCTTTGTTACCGTCAGTTGTTGGAGGGTGGGTGTGGATGATTGGTAGGGGTGGCTTGGAAGTTGCTACCATTCAGCTTTACATTGATATATCTGCCCATGTCTCTATCGACGATTTGGAGAGCTCCTTTTTCAGTTGTCTTTTCAAGCATGACAGCGTAGCACCAATCATGCAAAGATGCTAGGGTTAAAAGAAAATTACCCGCTGTACATGAATTGCTGAACAAGGTTTAAAAAAAATCTGACTACTCATTCCTGCCATGTTATCCTTACACATTAGTTATTGCGAAATTGCAATACAGTGACCATCGCTATGCCATTCAAAACAGACTGCAAGCTCTGTTTTGTTGCCATCCTCGGCTTGTGTCTTAATTGACGTCATTGTGCTGCTCATCTTTATTCATCTGCAGTGCAAGATGATATCAACTCATCATTACCATCAGTTGTAAACCTTTGTTACAATCCTAAGCAGATTCGAACATTGCTAAATGAATAATTACGTTGTATTCACATATTTTGTAGAGAAACTTGGCATGCAATCCACATGAGAATTCAGTCAGAATTATTCAAGGACCCAGAAACATGTCACATGACTCCGCAccggtatgtccactcctcccTGACCCGCTCCCGTGCTTGAAAATCGAGCGGTAGGGAGTGGAGGACCATCACCACGCACCGAGGAGAGTTAGAGTATGTTTGGATGCGTCCGAGTATAATTTCGTCTGGTCATATTGAATATTTGGACAccaattaaaaatattaaataaaaattaattataaaactaattgtataaataaAGACTAATTCAAGaaacgaatctattaagcctaattaatttatcattagcacatatttgCTGACAACATGGtcaaattatagactaattagtCTTAATgaattcgtctcgtgaattagcctccatttatacaattaattttttaattaatctatatttaatacttctaattggtgcCAAATATCTTATGTGACGGGAAACTTTAGTCCCCTCATCCAAATACATCCAAATAGGCCTTAAGGTTCCGGGTCAAAGGCATCTCGAAGGAAGCTGCTCCGCAAATGCGATCACCACACCTTTGATAGTTGGAAGTTCTCCAAAAGTATGACTACGCGGATGAGGGGCCAGCTAACACGTGAAACACTCCGCCTGGGGAGTACCGTCTTAATTATTCGTTCGCCGGAACCAGAAGTTCGCATTCCGAAATAGGGTCGACAAAGCACCCGACGGCCGAGATGTGCATTCGTACAAAATATTTTGTACAGACAGTTGAAAGGATTGTCATTTCCGGCTGAAGACCTACCTACTCTCTTGTCCTTTCCCACGTTATCATGTGATGATTCCAGAGTCC
Protein-coding sequences here:
- the LOC112894055 gene encoding taxadiene 5-alpha hydroxylase-like, whose protein sequence is MLRAYGTSLQRPFSVSVLSIAAPISHMDFSLLLALMAIALPVLLHLLARARKPRPGTAKLPPGSLGLPVIGQSLGLLRAMRANTAERWVQDRVDRYGPVSKLSLFGAPTVLLTGPAANKFVFFSGALAMQQPRSVQRILGEKNILELMGADHKRIRGALAEFLKPDMLRMYVGKIDGEVRHHLDESWAGRATVMVMPLMKRLTFDIISLLLFGLERGAVRDALAGDFEHVMDGVWAVPMDLPFTAFRRSLKASASARRVIAGIMRETKVKLERGEASRSSDLIACLLSLTDDSGAPQLSEEEIVDSSVVTLVAGHDTSSILMTFMVRHLANDPDTLAAMVQEHDEIAKNKGDGEALTWDDLAKMKFTWRVALETLRLVPPVFGNFRRAIQDTEFDGYLIPKGWQVFWVASATHMDAAMFHEPAKFDPSRFEDQPSATAPPCSFVAFGGGPRICVGKEFSRIETLVTMHYLVRRFRWKLCCKEDTFVRDPMPSPLHGLPIELENKPSSP